The following proteins come from a genomic window of Enterobacter chengduensis:
- the fcl gene encoding GDP-L-fucose synthase: MTKQRIFVAGHRGMVGSAIVRQLEQRGDVEVVVRTRDELNLLDSRAVQDFFANERIDQVYLAAAKVGGIVANNTYPADFIYENMMIESNIIHAAHLHNVNKLLFLGSSCIYPKMAKQPIAESELLQGTLEATNEPYAIAKIAGIKLCESYNRQYNRDYRSVMPTNLYGPHDNFHPSNSHVIPALLRRFHEATTENAPDVVVWGSGTPMREFLHVDDMAAASIHVMELDREVWQENTEPMLSHINVGTGMDCTIRELAQTIAQVVGYKGRVVFDATKPDGTPRKLLDVTRLHQLGWYHEVSLEQGLASTYQWFLENQHRFRG, encoded by the coding sequence ATGACAAAACAACGTATTTTTGTCGCCGGCCATCGCGGAATGGTGGGTTCCGCGATTGTTCGACAGCTCGAACAGCGCGGTGATGTAGAAGTGGTTGTCCGCACCCGTGACGAGCTGAACCTGCTCGACAGCCGTGCGGTGCAGGACTTCTTCGCGAACGAACGCATTGACCAGGTGTATCTGGCGGCGGCGAAGGTGGGCGGTATTGTCGCCAACAACACCTACCCGGCGGATTTCATCTACGAAAACATGATGATTGAGAGCAACATCATTCACGCGGCGCATCTGCACAACGTGAACAAGCTGCTGTTCCTCGGCTCATCCTGTATTTACCCGAAAATGGCGAAGCAGCCGATCGCCGAGAGCGAACTGCTGCAGGGCACGCTGGAAGCGACCAACGAGCCGTACGCGATTGCCAAAATTGCCGGGATCAAGCTGTGCGAGTCCTACAACCGTCAGTACAACCGCGACTATCGCTCGGTGATGCCGACCAACCTGTACGGACCGCACGACAACTTCCACCCGAGCAACTCGCACGTGATCCCGGCGCTGCTGCGCCGCTTCCACGAGGCGACCACCGAGAACGCGCCGGACGTGGTGGTGTGGGGCAGCGGCACGCCGATGCGCGAATTCCTGCACGTGGACGACATGGCTGCCGCCAGCATTCACGTGATGGAGCTGGATCGCGAAGTGTGGCAGGAGAACACCGAGCCGATGCTGTCGCACATCAACGTCGGTACCGGCATGGACTGCACCATTCGCGAGCTGGCGCAGACCATCGCGCAGGTGGTGGGCTACAAGGGCCGCGTGGTGTTTGACGCGACGAAACCGGACGGCACGCCGCGCAAGCTGCTGGACGTGACCCGTCTGCATCAGCTGGGCTGGTATCACGAGGTGTCACTGGAGCAGGGGCTGGCCAGCACCTACCAGTGGTTCCTGGAAAACCAGCACCGCTTCCGGGGGTAA
- the gmd gene encoding GDP-mannose 4,6-dehydratase, translating into MSKVALITGVTGQDGSYLAEFLLEKGYEVHGIKRRASSFNTERVDHIYQDPHAANPKFHLHYGDLTDTSNLTRILQEVQPDEVYNLGAMSHVAVSFESPEYTADVDAMGTLRLLEAIRFLGLEKKTRFYQASTSELYGLVQEIPQKETTPFYPRSPYAVAKLYAYWITVNYRESYGMYACNGILFNHESPRRGETFVTRKITRAIANIAQGLESCLHLGNMDSLRDWGHAKDYVKMQWMMLQQEQPEDFVIATGVQYSVRQFVEMAAAQLGIKLRFEGTGVEEKGIVVSVTGHDAPGVKPGDVIVQVDPRYFRPAEVETLLGDPTKAHEKLGWKPEITLQEMVSEMVAKDLEAAKKHSLLKSHGYEVAIALES; encoded by the coding sequence ATGTCTAAAGTCGCTCTCATCACCGGCGTTACCGGGCAGGATGGTTCTTATCTGGCAGAGTTCCTGCTGGAAAAAGGGTATGAAGTGCACGGTATTAAACGTCGTGCATCGTCGTTCAACACCGAACGTGTGGATCATATTTATCAGGATCCTCACGCGGCGAACCCGAAATTCCACCTGCACTACGGCGACCTGACCGATACCTCCAACCTGACCCGTATCCTGCAGGAAGTGCAGCCGGATGAAGTGTACAACCTGGGCGCAATGAGCCACGTCGCGGTCTCCTTCGAGTCTCCGGAATACACCGCTGACGTTGACGCCATGGGTACGCTGCGTCTGCTGGAAGCAATCCGCTTCCTCGGCCTTGAGAAGAAAACGCGCTTCTACCAGGCGTCCACCTCCGAGCTGTACGGCCTGGTGCAGGAAATCCCGCAGAAAGAGACCACGCCGTTCTACCCGCGCTCTCCGTATGCTGTCGCCAAACTGTACGCCTACTGGATCACCGTGAACTACCGTGAATCGTACGGCATGTACGCCTGTAACGGCATCCTGTTCAACCACGAATCTCCACGCCGTGGCGAAACCTTCGTGACCCGCAAAATCACCCGCGCTATCGCCAACATCGCGCAGGGCCTGGAGTCCTGCCTGCACCTCGGCAACATGGATTCCCTGCGTGACTGGGGCCATGCCAAAGACTACGTCAAAATGCAGTGGATGATGCTGCAGCAGGAACAGCCGGAAGACTTCGTGATCGCGACCGGCGTGCAGTACTCCGTTCGCCAGTTCGTTGAAATGGCCGCGGCACAGCTGGGCATCAAGCTGCGCTTCGAAGGCACCGGCGTGGAAGAGAAGGGTATCGTGGTTTCCGTAACCGGCCACGACGCGCCGGGCGTGAAGCCAGGCGACGTGATTGTTCAGGTTGACCCGCGCTACTTCCGTCCTGCTGAAGTAGAAACCCTGCTGGGCGACCCAACCAAAGCGCACGAGAAGCTGGGCTGGAAACCTGAAATCACTCTGCAGGAGATGGTTTCCGAGATGGTAGCCAAAGATCTTGAAGCAGCGAAAAAACACTCCCTGCTCAAGTCTCATGGCTACGAGGTTGCCATCGCGCTGGAGTCCTGA
- the wcaF gene encoding colanic acid biosynthesis acetyltransferase WcaF → MQDLNGFSVPKGFRGGNGIKVQLWWAVQETLFAWSPQILYRWRAFLLRLFGAKIGKNVVIRPSVKITYPWKLTLGDYAWVGDDAVLYTLGEITIGANSVVSQKCYLCTGSHDFMSQHFDITASPIVIGEKCWLATDVFVAPGVSVGDGTVIGARSSVFKSLPANKVCRGNPAVVIRERVETD, encoded by the coding sequence ATGCAGGATTTGAACGGTTTCTCCGTGCCGAAAGGCTTTCGGGGCGGGAACGGTATTAAGGTACAGCTGTGGTGGGCCGTTCAGGAAACGTTATTTGCCTGGTCTCCGCAAATATTGTACCGCTGGCGAGCATTCTTATTGCGTCTGTTTGGCGCAAAAATCGGAAAAAACGTAGTCATTCGGCCTTCGGTAAAAATTACCTACCCCTGGAAATTAACGCTTGGGGATTACGCTTGGGTAGGGGATGACGCGGTGTTATATACCCTTGGCGAGATTACGATTGGCGCAAATTCTGTGGTTTCACAGAAGTGTTATTTGTGCACCGGCAGCCACGATTTTATGAGCCAGCATTTTGATATTACCGCTTCGCCTATTGTGATTGGTGAAAAATGCTGGCTGGCAACGGATGTTTTTGTTGCACCGGGTGTTTCTGTTGGCGATGGCACGGTTATTGGTGCCCGCAGCAGCGTTTTTAAATCGCTACCGGCAAATAAGGTTTGCCGTGGCAACCCCGCAGTGGTGATACGCGAACGCGTTGAAACTGATTAA